Proteins encoded within one genomic window of Providencia huaxiensis:
- the traA gene encoding TraA family conjugative transfer protein, translating to MVVAFLLVPDQAHAGTGGTAFDDVWVTLKDWTQGTLGRIVAGAMILVGVVGGIARQSLMAFAMGIGGGMGLYNSPTVVESIMSATLEHAEKVIPAVVQLSNGLGV from the coding sequence ATGGTGGTAGCCTTCCTGCTCGTGCCGGATCAGGCCCACGCTGGTACTGGTGGTACAGCGTTTGACGACGTATGGGTAACTCTCAAGGATTGGACCCAAGGTACTTTGGGTCGAATCGTTGCGGGTGCGATGATCCTGGTCGGTGTTGTTGGTGGTATCGCTCGCCAGAGCCTCATGGCTTTCGCTATGGGTATCGGTGGCGGTATGGGCCTGTACAACTCCCCGACCGTAGTGGAATCCATCATGTCTGCTACTCTGGAACATGCAGAGAAGGTCATCCCGGCTGTTGTGCAACTCAGCAATGGCCTGGGGGTGTAA